In a single window of the Trypanosoma brucei brucei TREU927 chromosome 6, complete sequence genome:
- a CDS encoding variant surface glycoprotein (VSG, atypical), putative yields the protein MFTNHYAALLFILFVAEYSQCDEHALKEATAEKICQYSLHGKTQARSLAAKLQALEGSLQRYTKAGAQVTLLQLHSSSYAEGAAVLGSFIAQKKQETQAKLKALRKDAPLAAAALGYGAGITEEFISLLKQPVAANRGDNTCTNPKNGNNLEQSSLNGCAPYAFSDSTSTSNYLTDYGSAPFPTGGGHFQTTKNCKLFQANLQTYLGADPSNTDKMSFGGGIIVLAKSTPLTDSNVKTSKTAVSHVNSVLQALEKLKPHLQSDLSPSLDSPEAVQAFLDGKAKEDLKDLLKQAEGKTADLTPTEIDNAIDKYFGKKDSDGKRGIIKQLEKEDFKIKTESSTKPTALLDMALDDTIRLTAEKIVELRKQAVTSEKQTCDTPVNADGCNEIKIEEDCNATAACSFNKTETDNNKKCKFNETKATANGVPVTQTQSGGTTTPSDRCTKHTKKEECEAENKNAKAGEKAVCSWIEDKCRDSSFLPNKKFAYEYSCRFMNTVIL from the coding sequence atgTTCACCAACCATTACGCAGCACTCCTGTTTATCCTCTTCGTTGCAGAGTACAGTCAATGCGACGAACATGCCCTGAAAGAGGCTACGGCGGAAAAGATCTGTCAGTACTCGCTCCATGGTAAGACTCAGGCGCGGTCACTTGCAGCAAAACTACAAGCACTAGAAGGCAGCCTACAGCGCTACACCAAAGCAGGAGCACAGGTGACGTTGCTCCAACTTCACAGCTCCAGCTACGCTGAAGGAGCCGCGGTGCTAGGCTCCTTCATTGCACAAAAGAAGCAGGAGACGCAAGCAAAGCTGAAGGCACTCAGAAAAGATGCGCCGTTAGCAGCCGCAGCACTTGGCTACGGCGCAGGCATTACAGAAGAATTCATAAGCCTCCTGAAACAGCCAGTCGCCGCCAACAGGGGCGACAACACCTGCACAAACCCCAAGAACGGCAACAACTTAGAACAAAGCAGCCTAAATGGCTGCGCACCATACGCCTTTTCTGACTCAACGTCGACAAGCAACTATTTAACAGACTACGGCAGTGCTCCGTTCCCAACCGGCGGCGGACACTttcaaacaacaaaaaactgcAAACTTTTCCAGGCCAACTTGCAAACATACCTAGGCGCGGACCCGAGCAACACAGACAAGATGTCATTCGGAGGAGGGATTATAGTGCTAGCGAAAAGCACGCCCCTAACGGACAGCAACGTCAAAACATCCAAAACAGCGGTAAGCCACGTAAACAGCGTGCTTCAAGCATTAGAAAAACTTAAGCCGCACCTACAATCAGACCTTTCGCCGAGCCTAGACAGCCCGGAGGCCGTACAAGCGTTTCTCGACggcaaagcaaaagaggatCTGAAGGACCTACTCAAACAAgccgaagggaaaacagcTGACCTGACTCCAACGGAGATAGACAATGCCATCGACAAGTACTTcggaaaaaaagatagcGATGGAAAGCGAGGAATTATAAAGCAGCTAGAGAAGGAAGACTTCAAGATAAAGACAGAAAGCAGCACAAAACCCACGGCCCTTCTAGACATGGCACTAGATGACACTATCAGACTAACAGCAGAAAAGATTGTTGAGCTGAGAAAACAAGCAGTAACCtcagaaaaacaaacgtgCGATACCCCAGTAAACGCAGACGGCTGCAACGAAATTAAAATCGAAGAAGATTGCAATGCAACCGCAGCATGTAGTTTTAATAAAACAGAAACTGACAACAATAAGAAGTGCAAATTtaacgaaacaaaagcaacagcaaatggTGTCCCTGTAACACAAACTCAATCTGGTGGAACAACGACACCCTCAGATAGGTGTACAAAACAcactaaaaaagaagaatgcgaGGCAGAAAACAAGAATGCCAAAGCAGGTGAGAAAGCAGTTTGCAGCTGGATTGAGGACAAATGCAGAGACTCTAGTTTTCTCcccaataagaaatttgctTATGAGTATAGCTGTCGCTTTATGAATACGGTAATACTTTAG